From Humisphaera borealis, the proteins below share one genomic window:
- a CDS encoding vWA domain-containing protein encodes MASKTLFKSNAGSLIPAVDTVNEAGGIAYRFPAKHMLAQYAATGCLNSTFYATAEQQLATVLELCKNLEPEFIARTAIYARQRGYMKDLPALLCAVLAAKPNAGGLLAEVFDRVIDDARMLRNFVQIVRSGVTGRKSLGSMPKRLILNWIEKRSDDQLFRASVGNDPSLADVIKMVHPSPRSKGRAALFGYLIGREATMTEAGASWTANDLPQLVKQYEAFKTGASKDVPDVPFQMLTSLPLTSGDWKQIARNAPWQMTRMNLNTFARHGVFDDAQVTQLIADRLRNPELIGKAKVFPYQLMVAYTQVDSKVPTVVREAIQDAMEIAIANVPKAPNGVWVFPDVSGSMHSPVTGHRTGATTAVRCIDVAALVAAAMLRQNPGSAEVLPFESNVVTSCRLNPRDTVLTNAQKLASLPCGGTNCSAPLSELNRRKAEGDLLIYVSDNESWLDSPNYGSWGGDRTKTMVEWAAYKKRNPNAKLVCIDIQPYGSTQATEREDILNIGGFSDRVFDIIAEFANGTLHPDHWVGVIEAIAL; translated from the coding sequence ATGGCAAGCAAGACGCTCTTCAAGTCCAACGCGGGTTCGCTCATTCCGGCGGTCGACACGGTCAACGAGGCCGGCGGCATCGCCTACCGCTTCCCGGCGAAGCACATGCTCGCCCAGTACGCGGCGACCGGATGCCTGAACTCGACCTTCTACGCGACCGCCGAGCAGCAGCTCGCGACCGTGTTGGAGCTCTGCAAGAACCTCGAGCCCGAGTTCATTGCCCGCACCGCGATTTACGCGCGGCAGCGAGGCTACATGAAGGATCTGCCGGCATTGCTGTGCGCCGTTTTGGCGGCCAAGCCCAACGCCGGTGGATTGCTCGCGGAGGTCTTCGATCGCGTGATCGACGACGCCCGCATGCTCCGCAACTTCGTCCAGATCGTGCGGTCGGGCGTCACTGGTCGTAAGAGCCTCGGCTCGATGCCCAAGCGCCTGATCCTCAACTGGATCGAGAAGCGGTCGGACGATCAGCTGTTCCGCGCTTCGGTCGGCAATGACCCGTCGCTGGCGGATGTGATCAAGATGGTCCATCCCAGCCCGCGGTCCAAGGGCCGCGCCGCGCTGTTCGGCTACCTGATCGGCCGTGAGGCGACGATGACCGAAGCCGGCGCGTCCTGGACCGCCAACGACCTGCCGCAGCTCGTGAAGCAGTACGAGGCGTTCAAGACCGGCGCGTCGAAGGATGTCCCCGATGTGCCGTTCCAGATGCTCACCAGCCTGCCGCTTACCAGCGGCGACTGGAAGCAGATCGCCCGCAATGCCCCGTGGCAGATGACGCGGATGAACCTGAACACCTTCGCCCGGCATGGCGTGTTCGACGATGCCCAGGTGACGCAGTTGATCGCTGATCGGCTGCGCAACCCGGAACTGATCGGCAAGGCCAAGGTCTTTCCGTACCAGTTGATGGTCGCGTACACGCAGGTCGATTCGAAGGTGCCGACGGTCGTCCGCGAGGCGATCCAGGATGCGATGGAGATCGCGATCGCGAACGTCCCCAAGGCGCCCAACGGCGTCTGGGTGTTCCCGGATGTCAGCGGCTCCATGCATTCCCCGGTCACCGGTCACCGCACCGGTGCGACGACCGCCGTGCGGTGCATCGATGTCGCGGCTTTGGTCGCGGCGGCGATGCTGCGGCAGAACCCCGGCTCGGCCGAGGTGCTGCCGTTCGAGTCGAACGTGGTCACAAGCTGCCGGCTCAACCCGCGCGACACTGTGCTGACCAACGCCCAGAAGCTGGCCAGCCTGCCGTGCGGCGGCACTAACTGCTCGGCGCCGCTGTCAGAGCTCAACCGCCGCAAGGCCGAGGGCGACTTGCTCATCTACGTCTCGGACAACGAGTCGTGGCTGGACTCGCCGAACTACGGCTCCTGGGGCGGCGACCGGACGAAGACGATGGTCGAGTGGGCCGCCTACAAGAAGCGGAACCCCAACGCGAAGCTGGTCTGCATCGATATCCAGCCGTACGGATCGACGCAGGCGACCGAGCGTGAGGACATCCTCAACATCGGCGGCTTCTCGGACCGCGTCTTCGATATCATCGCCGAGTTCGCCAACGGCACGCTGCACCCCGACCACTGGGTGGGCGTGATCGAGGCGATTGCACTGTGA
- a CDS encoding RtcB family protein — MYIDPTTPKPPITATGDAVGFLPARNSYGKPITVIGTEAIRNGFDAICLQQALNSRGAPGVTDLVLNPDAHAGYGAPVGSVLVSPTHIYPGPVGVDMKCSMSLLQFDLPVEEIADKKVRRKLIEEICQRLPTGAGRGQSSLKHGRKISVDLGKQAVIEGASASVCAQLGIPPRWADRCEDSFHVAHDGSAGTLGERLEWLLHAGVVKNFDIKVNQLGSYGGGNHFGECEAVEVADNDRARAVADVFGLRHGKTAFLSHCGSRGLGNVLASGQFKALQAMFARWDIPLPGGDKELVYAPLGTPEADAYLDDLALGANFATVNHMLINAMVLEAFESVFPGIKGDLVYFISHNIARQEIVDNRPAWVHRKGATRAFPGGHHALKGTPFEATGHPILLPGNPRDGSAVMVADAGAALSCYSVNHGAGRAMGRKEAIRRLDQGTIDSEMHEHDILSNCRQYPKDEAPAAYKDFNEVLKSVALAGLASEVARLKARFVIKDGDKADD, encoded by the coding sequence ATGTATATCGACCCCACCACCCCCAAGCCCCCGATCACCGCCACCGGCGACGCCGTGGGATTTTTGCCAGCGCGCAACTCGTACGGCAAGCCGATCACCGTCATCGGGACCGAAGCTATCCGCAACGGGTTCGATGCGATCTGCCTTCAGCAGGCGCTCAACAGCCGCGGTGCGCCCGGCGTGACCGACCTGGTGCTGAACCCCGATGCGCACGCCGGCTACGGCGCGCCGGTCGGGTCGGTGCTGGTCTCGCCGACGCACATCTATCCCGGCCCGGTGGGCGTCGACATGAAGTGCTCGATGAGCCTTCTGCAATTCGATCTGCCGGTCGAGGAAATCGCCGATAAGAAGGTCCGCCGGAAGCTGATCGAAGAAATCTGCCAGCGCCTGCCGACCGGCGCGGGGCGGGGACAGTCGTCGCTCAAGCACGGCCGCAAGATCTCTGTCGACCTGGGAAAGCAGGCGGTGATCGAAGGCGCTTCGGCATCGGTCTGCGCACAGCTCGGGATTCCGCCGCGCTGGGCGGATCGGTGCGAGGATTCGTTCCACGTTGCCCATGACGGGTCGGCGGGAACGCTCGGCGAGCGGCTTGAGTGGCTCCTTCACGCCGGCGTGGTGAAGAACTTCGACATCAAGGTCAACCAGCTCGGCAGCTACGGCGGCGGGAACCACTTCGGCGAGTGCGAAGCGGTGGAAGTGGCCGACAACGACCGGGCCCGCGCCGTGGCCGATGTCTTCGGCCTTCGCCACGGCAAGACTGCGTTCCTGTCGCACTGCGGATCGCGCGGGCTCGGCAACGTGCTGGCGAGCGGGCAGTTCAAGGCGCTGCAGGCGATGTTCGCCCGCTGGGACATCCCGCTGCCCGGCGGCGACAAGGAGCTGGTCTACGCTCCGCTCGGAACCCCCGAGGCCGACGCGTACCTGGACGACCTGGCGCTGGGTGCGAACTTCGCGACGGTCAACCACATGCTGATCAACGCGATGGTGCTGGAGGCGTTTGAGTCGGTGTTCCCCGGCATTAAGGGAGACCTGGTGTACTTCATCAGCCACAACATCGCCCGGCAGGAGATCGTGGACAACCGGCCGGCGTGGGTGCACCGCAAGGGCGCGACGCGCGCGTTCCCCGGCGGGCACCACGCGCTCAAGGGAACGCCGTTCGAAGCGACCGGACATCCGATCCTGCTGCCGGGAAATCCGCGCGACGGCTCGGCGGTGATGGTCGCCGACGCGGGCGCAGCGCTGAGCTGTTACAGCGTGAACCACGGCGCCGGCCGGGCGATGGGCCGCAAGGAGGCGATCCGCCGGCTGGACCAGGGAACGATCGACTCGGAGATGCACGAGCACGATATCCTGAGCAATTGCCGTCAGTACCCCAAGGACGAGGCGCCGGCGGCGTACAAGGATTTCAACGAAGTCCTGAAGAGCGTCGCGCTGGCGGGACTGGCGAGTGAAGTCGCGCGGCTGAAGGCGCGCTTCGTCATCAAGGACGGCGACAAGGCGGATGATTGA
- the rtcA gene encoding RNA 3'-terminal phosphate cyclase, translated as MITIDGSQGEGGGQVLRTSLGLSMLTGTPFRITRIRANRDKPGLMRQHLTCVLAAAQVCSAEVVGAAVGSSELTFKPGTVRPGDYTFSVGTAGSTTLVLQAVLPALLRAASPSTITLEGGTHNIFAPPVDFLEKSFLAVVNRMGPSVAVTLDRYGFYPAGGGRWTAAITPSAKLDAIEITKRLEITHRRAVALVAGLPGEIGMRELETLRRGFSWEPDCFQIRQLPGDCGPGNVVMIEIGDGQVTEVFTAFGERGVRAEAVAERCIKQARAYLAAGAPVGEHLADQLLIPLAMAGGGSFVTGRPTEHTRTNIDIVQKFLPVTITMRELEGDQWGVEIAGI; from the coding sequence ATGATCACCATCGACGGCTCACAAGGCGAGGGCGGCGGGCAGGTGCTTCGCACGTCGCTGGGCCTTTCCATGCTCACCGGGACGCCGTTCCGCATCACGCGGATTCGCGCCAACCGTGACAAGCCGGGGCTTATGCGGCAGCACCTGACGTGCGTGCTGGCGGCGGCGCAGGTCTGCTCGGCGGAGGTCGTCGGCGCGGCGGTCGGTTCGTCGGAACTTACGTTCAAGCCGGGCACGGTGCGGCCGGGGGATTACACGTTCTCGGTCGGGACCGCCGGCAGTACGACGCTCGTATTACAGGCGGTCCTGCCGGCGCTGCTGAGGGCGGCTTCGCCGAGCACGATTACGCTGGAAGGCGGCACGCACAACATCTTTGCGCCGCCGGTCGATTTTCTGGAAAAGTCGTTCCTCGCGGTCGTGAACCGGATGGGGCCGAGCGTTGCAGTCACGCTGGACCGGTACGGCTTCTACCCCGCCGGCGGCGGGCGGTGGACGGCGGCAATCACGCCGTCGGCAAAGCTCGATGCGATTGAGATCACGAAACGCCTGGAGATCACCCACCGCCGCGCGGTCGCGCTGGTCGCCGGTTTGCCGGGCGAGATCGGCATGCGCGAACTGGAGACGTTGCGCAGAGGATTCTCGTGGGAGCCGGACTGCTTCCAGATCCGCCAGCTCCCCGGTGACTGTGGGCCGGGCAACGTCGTGATGATAGAGATCGGCGACGGTCAGGTGACGGAGGTGTTCACCGCGTTCGGCGAGCGAGGCGTTCGCGCCGAGGCTGTCGCCGAGCGGTGCATCAAGCAGGCCCGCGCGTATCTCGCCGCCGGTGCGCCCGTCGGCGAGCACCTGGCCGATCAACTCCTGATTCCGTTGGCGATGGCGGGCGGCGGGTCGTTCGTCACCGGCCGGCCGACGGAACACACGCGCACCAACATCGACATCGTGCAGAAGTTTCTGCCGGTAACGATCACGATGCGCGAATTGGAAGGGGATCAGTGGGGAGTCGAGATTGCCGGGATATAG
- a CDS encoding serine/threonine protein kinase: MSNAPAPKSLFGYEIVQRIGEGAFSAIYAVMDPKTKQLYALKHVVPTEEKHQRYIEQLETEYKVSRTFRHPGLRKCIDLKLKKKLFTGTVTEAALIMELVDGVALDRDMPEGVPAIVDVFLKVGAALGAVHHYQYLHCDTKPSNIVRDARGNVKLIDFGQACLAGTTKERVQGTPDFIAPEQARCKQLNYFTDVYNFGATMYWALTLRRVPTILTVAKDQRDILKNQEYPEPRELNPAVPLELSELIMECVQVAPAYRPQTIDEVLQRLKPFGTQIGQK, from the coding sequence GTGTCGAACGCTCCGGCCCCAAAGTCGCTTTTCGGCTACGAAATCGTGCAGCGCATCGGCGAAGGCGCGTTCAGTGCGATCTACGCCGTCATGGACCCCAAGACGAAGCAGCTTTACGCCCTCAAACACGTCGTCCCCACCGAAGAAAAGCACCAGCGGTACATCGAACAGCTCGAAACCGAATACAAGGTCTCCCGCACCTTTCGTCACCCCGGCCTGCGCAAGTGTATCGACCTGAAGTTGAAGAAGAAGCTTTTCACCGGAACCGTGACCGAGGCCGCGCTGATCATGGAACTGGTGGACGGCGTCGCCCTCGATCGCGACATGCCCGAAGGCGTTCCCGCGATTGTAGATGTCTTCCTTAAGGTCGGTGCGGCCCTGGGAGCGGTGCATCACTATCAGTACCTTCACTGCGATACCAAGCCGAGCAACATCGTCCGCGACGCCCGCGGGAATGTGAAGCTGATCGATTTCGGCCAGGCCTGCCTCGCGGGGACGACCAAGGAGCGAGTGCAGGGCACGCCGGACTTCATCGCGCCCGAGCAGGCACGCTGCAAACAGCTCAACTACTTCACCGACGTCTACAATTTCGGCGCGACGATGTACTGGGCACTGACGCTCCGCAGGGTGCCCACGATCCTGACGGTCGCCAAGGATCAGCGCGACATCCTGAAAAACCAGGAGTACCCCGAGCCGCGCGAACTCAACCCCGCCGTGCCGCTGGAGTTGTCGGAGCTGATCATGGAATGCGTGCAGGTCGCCCCGGCGTATCGGCCGCAGACGATCGACGAAGTCCTCCAGCGGCTGAAGCCATTCGGCACGCAGATCGGCCAGAAATAG
- a CDS encoding glycosyltransferase family protein: MQTVVHVTHEAVQKIGGIGAVLQGLLTSRTYLKDCPRNILIGPFWPSDGHGEQRLGPNAEVLYSSLDHLYRSPLAERFAQIEQRYEVGIVYGRRRFVDPQTGVVSTAEVLLVDVARFDAQQIGDFKFQLWQKFGIESGRYEGAWDYEQWVRLARPAIDALHALGATTHGHEPCVILAHEYMGMPTALAAILEGDRSNFRTIFHAHECATVRRIVEGHPGHDTMFYNVMRSAMATGQFVDDVFGDQSDFYKHVLVKAARFCDGIFAVGDYTLKEIRFLGNDFVHTDVQIAYNGVPHWRISLEEKMASRQKLRNYCRALLKFEPDYVFTHVTRLVPSKGLWRDLKVLEYVEEILRDRNETAVLFTLSTEIPARRGDDVRKMEAAYHWPVAHREGIPDLSHGEADYYSGVQEFNACSRNVKVVFVNQFGWDRSCCGDRMAADMQFMDIRKGSDAEFGQSIYEPFGIAQVEPISFGGICVFTNVCGCAGFVEAAAGGETPNAIVADYTNLADRMIRPEKLLGLGKDERGVIEDREALRVAKELVNRLPRTQKDFEATIHRGYELASRMSWDVVARDYILPGIHRAAKASRLKEMA; this comes from the coding sequence ATGCAAACCGTCGTCCACGTCACCCACGAGGCCGTTCAGAAGATTGGCGGCATCGGCGCGGTCCTGCAGGGATTGCTCACAAGCCGCACCTATCTCAAGGATTGTCCTCGCAACATCCTGATCGGTCCCTTCTGGCCGAGCGACGGGCACGGCGAGCAACGACTCGGACCGAATGCGGAAGTGCTCTACAGCAGCCTCGATCACCTCTACCGTTCGCCGCTCGCCGAGCGATTCGCGCAGATCGAGCAGCGCTATGAAGTGGGTATCGTGTACGGCCGACGCCGATTCGTCGATCCGCAGACCGGCGTCGTTTCGACCGCAGAGGTGCTACTGGTCGATGTCGCCCGTTTTGATGCTCAGCAGATCGGCGACTTCAAGTTTCAACTGTGGCAGAAGTTTGGCATCGAATCCGGGCGTTACGAAGGCGCCTGGGATTACGAGCAGTGGGTCCGGCTGGCGCGGCCGGCGATCGATGCCTTGCACGCGCTGGGCGCCACAACCCACGGGCATGAGCCGTGCGTCATCCTCGCCCATGAGTACATGGGCATGCCTACGGCGCTGGCGGCTATTCTTGAGGGAGACCGCTCAAACTTCCGCACGATCTTTCATGCCCACGAATGCGCGACCGTCCGGCGCATCGTCGAAGGGCATCCGGGCCACGACACGATGTTCTACAACGTCATGCGATCGGCGATGGCGACGGGTCAGTTCGTCGACGACGTGTTCGGCGACCAGTCCGACTTCTACAAGCACGTCCTCGTGAAAGCCGCCCGCTTCTGCGACGGCATCTTCGCCGTCGGCGACTACACCCTGAAGGAGATACGCTTCCTCGGCAACGACTTCGTCCATACCGATGTCCAGATTGCCTACAACGGCGTGCCTCACTGGAGGATCTCGCTCGAAGAGAAGATGGCCAGCCGACAGAAGCTGCGCAACTACTGCCGGGCGCTGCTGAAGTTCGAACCCGACTATGTCTTTACGCACGTCACTCGGCTGGTTCCCAGCAAGGGGCTGTGGCGCGACCTGAAGGTGTTGGAATACGTCGAGGAGATTCTTCGCGACCGTAACGAGACAGCCGTCCTGTTCACCCTGAGCACCGAAATCCCGGCCCGCCGGGGCGACGACGTCCGCAAGATGGAAGCGGCGTACCACTGGCCGGTGGCCCACCGCGAAGGTATCCCCGACCTGTCCCATGGCGAGGCGGACTATTACTCGGGCGTTCAGGAGTTCAACGCCTGTTCCCGCAATGTGAAGGTCGTCTTCGTCAACCAGTTCGGCTGGGACCGTTCGTGCTGTGGTGATCGCATGGCGGCCGACATGCAGTTCATGGACATCCGCAAGGGCTCCGACGCCGAGTTCGGCCAAAGCATCTACGAGCCGTTCGGCATCGCGCAAGTGGAGCCGATCAGCTTCGGTGGAATCTGCGTGTTCACGAACGTCTGCGGCTGCGCCGGTTTCGTCGAAGCTGCCGCCGGAGGCGAAACGCCAAACGCGATCGTCGCCGACTATACGAACCTCGCTGATCGCATGATTCGTCCGGAGAAGCTGCTGGGCCTGGGGAAGGACGAACGGGGCGTCATCGAAGACCGCGAGGCGCTGCGAGTCGCCAAAGAACTGGTCAACCGCCTGCCGCGAACGCAAAAAGACTTCGAGGCCACCATTCACCGCGGCTACGAGCTGGCGAGCCGGATGAGCTGGGACGTGGTGGCGAGAGATTACATTCTGCCGGGGATCCATCGCGCGGCAAAGGCGAGCCGGTTGAAGGAGATGGCTTAA
- the glpK gene encoding glycerol kinase GlpK — MPRLIAAIDQGTTSSRCILFDASGSPVSVSQLEHRQIYPRPGWVEHDALEIWRRVSDVIHGAMSRANATAADIAGVGITNQRETTVVWDRRTGLPLTHAIVWQDTRTRDLCNELSADGGQNRFRQQTGLPMATYFSGPKLRWMLENVDGLRDAAEQGDALFGTIDSWLIWHLTGGPDGGAHVTDVTNAGRTMLMDLASLDWDDELLKVMRVPRQMLPRIVPSLDRASWGMTRRDGPFGGEIPVCGCLGDQHAAMLGQTCFTPGESKNTYGTGCFMLLHTGEKPVVSTRGLLTTLAYKLGDEPACYALEGSVAVAGSLVQWVRDNLGMIADSTEIESLARSVPDNGDVYFVPAFAGLFAPHWRSDARGTIVGLTGFANKGHIARAVLEATAFQTLDVLDAMRQDCGLDLKVLRVDGGMAANELLMQFQADLLGVPVVRPVVTETTALGAAYAAGLATGFWKNTDDLQRNWRAAKQWEPQMKSSDRRRLHERWKQAVERSLGWER; from the coding sequence ATGCCTCGCCTGATCGCCGCTATCGATCAAGGAACAACCAGCAGCCGGTGCATTCTATTTGATGCATCCGGGTCGCCGGTCAGCGTTTCGCAACTGGAACATCGGCAGATCTATCCGCGGCCGGGCTGGGTTGAGCACGATGCGCTGGAGATCTGGCGGCGGGTTTCGGATGTCATCCATGGCGCGATGTCCCGCGCGAACGCAACCGCCGCCGACATCGCCGGGGTGGGCATCACCAACCAGCGGGAGACGACCGTCGTGTGGGACCGCCGAACGGGCTTGCCCCTGACGCATGCGATCGTCTGGCAGGACACGCGTACGCGCGACCTGTGCAACGAGCTTTCGGCTGATGGCGGGCAGAATCGGTTCCGCCAGCAAACGGGTTTGCCGATGGCGACCTACTTCTCCGGGCCGAAACTGCGGTGGATGCTCGAGAACGTCGACGGTCTTCGCGACGCCGCCGAGCAGGGCGACGCACTCTTCGGCACGATCGATTCCTGGCTGATCTGGCATCTTACCGGCGGCCCCGATGGCGGTGCGCACGTCACGGACGTCACCAACGCCGGCCGGACGATGCTGATGGACCTGGCGTCGCTCGATTGGGACGACGAACTGCTGAAGGTCATGCGTGTACCGCGCCAGATGCTGCCGCGGATCGTCCCCTCGCTCGATCGAGCGTCGTGGGGCATGACCCGCCGCGACGGCCCGTTCGGCGGCGAGATTCCCGTCTGCGGGTGCCTCGGCGATCAGCACGCGGCGATGCTCGGACAGACCTGCTTCACGCCCGGCGAATCCAAGAACACCTACGGAACTGGCTGTTTCATGCTGTTGCACACCGGCGAAAAGCCGGTCGTCTCGACGCGCGGTCTGCTGACGACGCTGGCGTACAAGCTGGGCGATGAGCCGGCATGCTACGCGCTGGAAGGTTCGGTCGCGGTCGCCGGGTCGCTCGTCCAGTGGGTTCGCGACAACCTCGGCATGATCGCCGATTCCACTGAGATCGAGTCCCTCGCCCGCAGCGTCCCTGACAACGGCGACGTCTACTTCGTACCGGCATTCGCGGGACTGTTCGCCCCGCACTGGCGGAGCGATGCCCGGGGAACGATCGTCGGGCTGACCGGCTTCGCGAATAAAGGGCACATTGCCCGCGCGGTGCTGGAGGCGACGGCATTTCAGACGCTCGATGTGCTCGATGCGATGCGGCAGGATTGCGGGCTGGACCTGAAGGTCCTTCGTGTCGATGGCGGCATGGCGGCGAACGAACTGCTGATGCAGTTTCAGGCCGACCTGCTCGGCGTGCCGGTGGTGCGGCCGGTCGTCACAGAAACCACCGCCTTGGGGGCCGCCTATGCCGCCGGTTTGGCCACCGGCTTCTGGAAGAACACCGATGACCTGCAGCGAAACTGGCGTGCCGCCAAGCAGTGGGAACCGCAAATGAAGTCGTCCGACCGCCGACGGCTGCACGAGCGATGGAAGCAGGCGGTGGAGCGTTCGCTGGGATGGGAGAGGTGA